Proteins from one Dermacentor variabilis isolate Ectoservices chromosome 1, ASM5094787v1, whole genome shotgun sequence genomic window:
- the LOC142579297 gene encoding uncharacterized protein LOC142579297, with the protein MLSLVLVLLGVSACFAGDVLLGAGGYGAGAGLGTGLGYGGYGGGLAAGYNQQASASQGGFSAGASGHNQGSGAFDRGNAYKNVQGYSNQGGHRSSTGFSDSKSNRYGTGFGQGSSGFNTGTSGGQGSFGSQAHGSQYAGVGGY; encoded by the exons ATGCTGTCCCTC GTTCTTGTTCTTCTGGGCGTGAGCGCCTGCTTCGCCGGTGATGTCCTCCTGGGCGCCGGTGGCTACGGTGCTGGCGCCGGCCTGGGCACCGGCCTAGGTTACGGCGGATACGGTGGCGGCCTAGCTGCCGGCTACAACCAGCAGGCCAGCGCCTCGCAGGGCGGCTTCAGTGCCGGCGCATCTGGACACAACCAGGGAAGCGGAGCCTTTGACAGGGGCAACGCCTACAAGAATGTCCAGGGCTACAGCAACCAGGGTGGACACCGCAGCAGCACGGGCTTCTCGGATTCCAAGAGCAACCGCTACGGCACTGGTTTCGGCCAGGGCAGCAGCGGCTTCAACACGGGTACGTCCGGCGGTCAGGGATCCTTCGGAAGCCAGGCACACGGCAGTCAATACGCCGGCGTTGGTGGTTACTAA